One Aegilops tauschii subsp. strangulata cultivar AL8/78 chromosome 2, Aet v6.0, whole genome shotgun sequence genomic window, TCTGATTTAATATGGCTGTATGTGATTTCCAAATAATGCAGCAAATGAAGGAACCTAAgggcaaaaaaaaattcaaatcttGCAATGGTACCTGAGACACAAAGAAGAGGTGAGACGCTCTCTTCATCATCTCTGGAGCTTTTATTGTTTCCACATAGTACTCCACTAATTACTCCCGGAAAGAAACACAGAAGTAAAGTGCCTGCGACAGAATCACGAAAGAATTTAGCCAATCCCATAGGGAATATATACAGACATAAATCTAGAAAACATATTTAGATTTTCCAACTGATCACCGTTTCTGCAGAAAGGCACGGACGCAGGGGAGGGGAGCCCGAGAGAATCCGGATCCGAAGTAGCTGGTGATGGCGCTAGGCCACCTCCTTCCGGGCCCCGACCACCGTGACGGCGCGGTGGCGGGAGATGCGCGCAGAGGTCCAATCGGGGAGAGAGAAATGAAAGAAGATGGGGCACGGCGCCGGGTCAGAGAGAGATAGGAGCCGGGGCGGCAGCTTGGTGGAATGGGAGAGGAGAAGGCGACGGGCGAGGAAAGCTCTGCGGGGATCGTGACCCATTTAGCACGATGTTTTCCAAATGTCGCTATGTAACCAGTGAACTTCAAAACGGAGTATCAGGCTATAACACTGCAGCGCTTTTTCAGCAAAGACTACAACTGGGACTAAATCAAAGAACAGAGTACAACATGACTACTTTAAGTTGTATATAAACTCTGCCCAGCTAAGAAATACAGTACAGTACCAAATAAAGTGGTACATGAGCAACTCGTTGCTCTTCTTCAGACCCAAGTGCTCCCAAAAAAACCTGCAATTCTGAACCGCGCACGCCAATTCCAACTCTGAGTAGCAGGCTATACGCCATCTGCAGCAACGACGACCAATAAGCCATTAGCATGAGAATCATATTTAGTCTGTATATACAACTGTTAGAGCCTCATCATGATTGCAGACATTCAGGGCGCGTGGTAAGCAAACACGACAACTCAAGAACAAGGAACCTATCTGTACCATCTTCttgtggtactccctccgttccaaaatagatgacccaactttatactaaagttagtacaaagttgggtcatctattttggaacggagggagtatataacaAGGAGCTTGAGCCCTCCAGGACAAGTGACACACAGAGCTGGCTGCTTCAAGGCATTGGCCTTGCTGGAGCAAGTTATTACATAATAATAATTATTTACAATCCAATCAGCTCTAGGCACCCAGTTGCATTCAAGAGATGACACAAGGATCAAATAGTGCGCTACCCATTAACAAGGAGAGCCTGAAGTAAGCATCAGGGATACATTCTCAAAATGAGTTTCTCAGCTGCATATTCATGTACAAAGGTTGGTGAATCATAGCTGAAAATTTCAGTGTGCAAGTGGAAAATCACCGGTATGCATTAACATCAAGCAGCATCAAGAACTGCACACCACATCCTCAAGTCAATTGACTATTCTAAACCCAAGAGAATGGACAATTACACATATCAGCCATCGGCCATTGCACAAGAACGCCAAGTCTTCTTTACATCCATCACCTTCAGTGGAGAAGTTCTGAAATCACCAACGCAAAAACAGCATCTTAGCAGACAGGTTAGCACATGAAGAACAGACATCTTCATTCCATCAGTAGGTCCATGACCTTTAGACCTGCACGCCTACGCTTCAACCACCTTGCCCACTCAACTTCATCAGGTGGCACCTCCCTGGTCTGAGCTTCTTTTCGCTCATCCGAAGATATCACCTTCTTGGCATCAGCTCCAGCAAGCTCAACCAAAGATCGCGATGTTGTCGGGACTGGCACCTTCGCTTGCAACTCCTTCACATCAGCTCCATCTGAAGGTGTCAAGACTGACACCTTCGCTTGCGTCTTCTTCACATCAGCTCTAGCAGTATCATCAGCTTCAGCATGAACTCCAGCAAGCTCCCTGGTCTGAGCTTCTTTTCGCTCATGTGAAGATATCACCTTCTTGGCATCAGCTCCAGCAAGCTCAACCAAAGATCGCGATGTTGTCGGGACTGGCACCTTCGCTTGCAACTCCTTCACATCAGCTCCATCTGAAGGTGTCAAGACTGACACCTTCGCTTGCGTCTTCACATCAGCTCTAGCAGTATCATCAGCTTCAGCACAAACATCTGCAGATGTGGAGGCCATAGGGATATCCAGTTTTGCTTGCAACTTCTTCACATCAgcttcagcacaaacatctacaGGTGTGGAGGCCGCAGGGCTATCCAGTTTTGCTTTTATTTCTTTGATTGCACCTCGTGCATCATGTCTGGCCCTCATGATAATACGGATTACATCATCAAAGTCAAACTTTAGCACATGAACACAGCCGCCCACGCCCAGCAGCTTTTTCAGGCTGAAATGCCCATCAGGACCATTGAAGTAAGTTTACGTACCGCCCCCACGGTGTTGTGCAAATTAGCTCTAGCTTCAAGGAAGCTCTTTCTGCAATCGTAAAATTCCATGTCGAACTCGATGACAGCCAGAATCATCAAGAAAGCCAACTTGGACAACCTCCCCCAGTTATGCACAAGTTCCTCAAGCCTGCTAGTTACGTGCTGCGGTGTTGAGCTGTAAAAGTTACCAGTCGTGAACCTTAGTACTGCTGGAAACCTTTCAGACTCGCATACAGCAGTGATTGGAAGCTGCACAAGGGGCAAAAGATCAGGATCAAACTTCTTAGCCCTTTCTGGTGTGAGCTTCTTGACTTTCTCAACCATCTTCCTGAATACATTTGCTAGACTGCAATCTGCTCACTGTATTTAAAAAGAAGAATAATGAATATCATTATACAGCAGCTACCACTCAACAACTcgggaggggggtggggggatAAAAAGGCAGTAGCTGGATGCTACATACAGCAGCTAACAAAAAAAATCTGGTATGGAGCTTAACTCAAAAATGCAGATGAGGAAGATGGGATCTAGCAGCACCTACTGGATGTAAACTAAGGAATTCATTACATACTAAGTGAGTTTGTGAAAGTAATTACTTACGAATTATGATAGGACTCAGGGGCTCCATAAACATCATTAAGCTTTCCAAATAACTTCTCCGGGAACTCCCTTTTAACACCACCAAGTCTGTAAAAATTGCCCGTAGTATACCTGTCTTCGTCCTTCTCAGGAGTTGCTCTAAACAATTGATAGTACAGATCATTATCACAAAAAATGCACTGCATAACAGAACGCTTAGAGCCTTGTTGGGTTGTCTCCATGAATTCAATCATGTTGAATGTCTCCTGCCAGATAAGTAAATCATTAGGATCTTCACATAGCACTTCCCAATGCAAAATGACTGTACAAAATAATGAGTGAGGGTCTCTATATTATCACACTTATgaactacccactatgaaggtagtaacatagactaacatatgcatgttactactctaagttactcaccactatgactaGTCTTATAGCTCTAGGGAAACATGTATAGATACGGAAACATCTAATCATTACAGCTCTAGGCAGAAAGATTGTATACATGCAATGACTGAAAAGTGTGAACTTACATCATCCCCCATTGGTGGGGTGGCCACGACTCCACCGCCAAAGTAATACGACCCACGTGTTCGGTGATGAAACATTCTATCCTTCAGAAGATTAATGTACTCCAAAATATCACAGTCGATGTCAAGCTCAAATCTGGGTAAGGTCTGTACAAAAAACAAGAAAGGCACGCATTTAAAACAAATTTCATGCAGGCAGAAATTAAAAATCCAATTGCTTAGGTATCAGCTCCAGAAACCTGTTACACTGAGTGAAACTGAAACAGAGCAGGTTATGGCCCTACATATTCACAGGAAAAATGAACTGGAAATCGAAAATTCATAGTGCTTTATGTTATTTGGGCTTCTATGTGATTCATGATGTCATGGATATCATATTTAAGGCCACGTGCCAATAAATGAACAGATAGACACTGCAAGGGGCCATGCAAGAATATGTGAGGCCTAAAAATTTATCAATATTATGGTTTTTGTTTCTATTACAGTACCATATTAGTAATCTGAAGGTTATTCATAAATAAGGAGTACAGTATATGTTAAAATCAAACAAAGAGAATTCATGTGGTAATGGGAAGCCATATTGCATGGTAATGGTCAATCCAATCTTGATGAAATTCAGAAAAGCCTATACAACTAAACAAATAGCATACAAGAATCTATAAAACTAACAAATCAATATTAAACTAGCAAGGTCATAAGCTATGAAACAAAGGGCATCAACTCACCGAAAGAGATGTCTGATCCTCTTTGGCAATCTTCAATCGCAGCCCTGCATCTTCTACTGAGAGCTCGAACTTGGTCGGCCTCTTCCCCTTAAATTTGTTCATCCTCTTCTGAACTTCCTTCTCAATCAAGGCATCTAGCATGTCTTCTCGCTCCTCCCGGGTTAGAGAAGAGGACGCACCGCCACCAGCGGacttgtccttcttcttcttcttcccgcCCCCCGTTGCTCCGGCCGCTGCTCTGCCCACCACCATTGCCCCGCGCCTCCCGCCCCCCGTTGCTCCGGCCGCTGCTCCGCCCACCACCATTTCCCCGCGCCTTTCTTTTCCTGAGAAACCCTAGACGTCCGTTggcgcgggggcgggggcgggggcgggggcgggggctgGGGTCGGAGAAGCGGAAGGGGGCGGTCGGCGGTCGGCGAAGGAGGCGGTGGGGAAGGGGACGAGGGCGGTCGGCGGTCGGGGAAGCGGGCGGTCGGCGAAGGGGAAGGGGACGAGGGCTGGGGAAGGCGGCGGAGGGAGGGCGATGTAGGTAGGGTTTTGCGcgctgttttttttttttttttgagggggtgTTACCAAACTTTATTCAACGGAAATTGATAGTGGCAAGTACATAAAAGCTGGGGGATCTAGAAGCCACAAATGGCGCCCCGATTCTAAGGTAACAGAAAACTTGGCAAAAGCGTGAGCCTCCCATATATGTTCTCTCTTTTCATGCATGATGTGGACCTCTTGAAAAGCAGTCATCATCTCTTTTATGTCTTGGATAATTGGACTGCATCTACCCAGGTACGAGCTTTCTAGATTGTTGACCACTGTTAAGCAATCTGTGGCTATATGAATATGATTCAAGTGTAAATCATGTGCTAAGCAAAGAGCTTCTCTGACAGCAATAGCTTCTAGAATCTCAGGTTGTGTCATGTCATGCATAATCAACGAAGACGCGCCTCCATAAACTCCAGACTGATCGCAACAGACCACTGCACAAGATCCCCTGTCTCCATGTCTTCCCACCGCagcatcaacattcattttcatACATCCGTTCAGAGGCGCTTTCCATGCTCCCTTAGCCTTGCGAGGCCCAGGATCTGAGGAGGTTGGCGCCCCCCTTGCTGATGCCTTTTGGGAATCAAAGACAGATCATTCAGATAACTTTGCACAAAACTGAATGTACTCAACGGCGACCGAAATTCCTGCTCGTGGATTGCTTTTCTTCGAGCCCACCAAATTGCCCATAGAGTAACTAGCACTATGACAACCTCATCTTCCTTCAGAGTATCTACTAGTTCCATTAGCCAAACCCGAGCATCATTTGATTTGATCCCAATCATATGTTCAACAAGCTCCTCATCTACTAGACACCAAACACATTTGGCCATGTTGCAATCAATCAGAGCATGCCGCCAATTATCCTCAGCATTATTGCAGATTTGGCAAGCACTCGAGTCTGCCATATTCCTTCTATTTCTGACAGATTCAGTAGGGATTGAGTTGTGCGCTAAACGCCATGCAAAATTTCTAACTTTGCTTGGGACATTAATTCTCCATAACTTTTTCCAATGATTCTGTGTTGTTAATGTATTGGACACAGAAGGCCTACCATCCAGCCAGTCCTCACGCCTCCGCTTTGTGTCAGCGAGCATCCTGTAAGCTGACCGCACTGTAAACATCCCGCTGCGTTCATAGTGCCACGCTGAGGAATCCTGAATGTTTCGCGAGCTCGGAGGAATATTAAGAATAATCTGAGCATCAGGAGCTTGAAAGTATTGCCTTACCTTTTCTCTATTCCACGACCGCGTGTGCTCATCAATATAATCTGAAACCCATTCAGGAGCATCAGGTGTTCTCGGATGGAGCGCTCGCAGCATGAAATCACGTGGAAGCCAACAGTCCTCCCATGCCCGGATCGATTGGCCATTGCCCACTCTCTTGATCAAACCCTGCTTCAGAACTGAGGTGCCGGCACATACCGCTCTCCAGACTTGTGAAGGATGGTTCCCCAGCTCTGCCTGCATAACTTCACAATCTGGATAATAGACGGCCTTTAGAATCCTCGCACTAAGAGAGGTAGGATCTTGGACTAGTCTCCATCCTTGCTTAGCTAGCATCGCTAAGTTAAACAATTCTGTATCTCTGAATCCCAACCCTCCCTGGTATTTGGGCATTGTGAGAACCTCCCATGACACCCAAGCCACTTTCCTTTCACCATTCTTACTTCCCCAAAAAAAATTCCGTAACATAGTATCGATTTGCTGGCATAAACCTCTTGGTAACATAAAACATGACATGGAGAAGGTGGGAACTGCCTGAGCTACTGATTTTATGAGTATTTCCTTCCCCGCGGAAGCCATGCACTTCTCAATCCAGCCCCTGACCTTGTTCCACAATCTGTCCTTTATATATTTAAAAGTCCCGTTTTTCGATTTCCCAACATCCGATGGCAGTCCCAAGTACCTTTCAGATAAAGATTCATTAGGCACATTCAGGACTCCCTTGATCAAAGCCCTCTTATCATTCGGACAGCccttgctgaagaaaatgctagaTTTCCCGAGGTTAACTTTCTGCCCCGAAGCATCACAGTAGTTTTGAATAATGTTCATAATTGTATGGGCTCCCTCCTCATTCGCCTTGAACATCAAGAGACAGTCGTCAGCAAATAAAAGATGATTTACTGGTGGTGCAGTTGGGGCTACTGCCACTCCCCTAACATTGTCGTCCGTGCTATGAGCCTTTAACAGACAAGAGAGCCCTTCTGCTGCCAGAAGAAAAAGATAAGGTGATGTGGGGTCTCCCTGTCGAATGCCTCTTGTTGGATGAAAATCTTCAAGTTTTCTCCCATTCAGGAGTACTGAAAAGGACACAGTCGAAACACACTACATAATTTTTTCCACCCAAGATTGGTTAAAACCAAGTTTCAACATCACAGCTTCGAGATAGTTCCACTCTACACGGTCATAGGCCTTCATCATATCCACTTTCAGTGCACAATAAGCATTGTTCTTACTTCTCGTTCTTTTCATAAAATGAAGACATTCATATGCTGCTATAATGTTGTCAGTAATGAGTCTACCTGGCACAAGCGCAGACTGTTCTGGCGAAATTATCtccggtaaaatcctcttcaacCGATTAGCATAAACTTTATATATAATCTTAAAGATCACATTACATAAGCTTATGGGACGGAATTGAGTGAGGGAGGTTGGGTTGGATACCTTAGGGATCAAAACAATGAACGTCATGTTAATAACCTCCGGAGACTCTTCTCCATTCAGCACACGCAAAGCCATTTTGGTCACATCAACACCACACACTCCCCAATTTTTCTGGAAGAACTGAGCCGGAAAGCCGTCCGGACCCGGTGCTTTAGTGGGAAACATTTGAAAAAGTGCTTCTTTCACCTCATCAACAGTATAGGCTACATTCAGCATATTATTCATAGCTTCATCAACATGCAAAGGGATGTGCGAGAGGACTTCCTCCATCCCCACGGTGCCCTCTGTTTTATATAGATTCTTGTAAAAATTTGTCACCATGCATCCTACCTCGTTCTCATCATTACAAACAGTTCCATCATCCCTGGTTAGCTGCTCAATGCGGTTCTTTCTCCTCCTCATGTTCGCTTTTTGGTGGAAAAATTGTGTATTTCCATCACCTTCTGCTAACCATTGCACTCGGGACCTTTGCCTCCATAGTATTTCTTCTCGGTAATTTAACTCGGCTATTCGTTCTTGTATCTTCAGTTCCTCATGAGAAGGGCCCAGCCTCCCCGCTTCAGATCGCATCTCCCCCAGCCGGCGTTTGAGACTGCGCAGTTCACTTCTCACATTCCCAAATGTGTGCGAGCCCCATCCAGCAAGTGCAGATGCTAGCCTGTCAAGCTTCTCCTTCATACTAGCAACAGACTCGTTATGTGAATCATTTTTCCAGAAGTTATCTATCATGGGAAAGAAATCCTCATGCCGTTCCCACATGGTTTCAAACCTGAACGGGCGGTCCACCGCTATACGCCGACTAGCTGCATCTTGATCAGTACACAAAACAATAGGACTATGGTCTGATTTTGCAGCAACCAAATGTCTTACTGTAGCGAACGGGTGTAGCGTGCTCCAGCTGGCCGTGGCCAAGGCACAATCCAGCCTAACTCGGCAGTACTGTCCTCCCGCTACCTTCTTCTCAAAGGTCCAGGCGACCCCAATATAGCCCAAGTCATCAAGGCCGCACAAATCAATAGCCTCTCTAAAGCCAGTCATCTGCGACACATCCCTCTCGTTTGGCCCCATTTGTTCTTCTCTTCTGAGAACTTCATTAAAATCGCCGATGCACATCCATGGCAGTGTAGATTCCCCCTTAAACGTGCCATAGTATCCCATGTTTGTTGTCGCTAACTCCGGTTGGCCCCGCCATAGAAACAGGTCAGACGCCAATCCTCCTTCCCCTGCTCGGACACCCATGTGTCAATGTGATATCTTGAATAATTTTTAACACTCAATGTTACACCATTCCGCCAAAACACACCTAGCCCTCCACTTCTTCCCAAACTTCCTACTGAGAAACCACCATCAAAGCCTAGAACAGATGTTAGGCCTTCCACTCTCCTTTGTGTCAGCTGAGTTTCGACCAGACACACCACCGACGGCGCACACTCCCGGATTAGTTCCCGGAGTTCCCTGACTGTCGCGGGATCGCCTATCCCGCGGCAGTTCCAACATAAAATCCTCATTGAGTTCGGCGGTCCTCCTCAAGGGAGTCCGCCTCGGGTTGCATATCCTGATCATCTCCTTCCACTCCTCCGGCCTGTCTCCTCCTTTTGACGATGGGCACTTTCCCGGGCGTGCCTATACCTGGGCCTCCCTCTGAACCAGCAGCATTACTCTCTATCAGGAGCACTGTTCCAGAACCTTTGCCTGCCAAATTTGGGAGTTGTTGTCCACGCACATTAACCGTCCCATCATCTGAAACTAGGCGTTTCCTCGCTGTTCGGTTGTAATCCGGATCAACTTCTTGGTTCTGGTTCTAGGTGAACTCCCTCTCGTCACCGGCCATATTATTCCAtacacctcttcctccccctaCAACACTTCTACCAGCTCTACCATATCCTTCAGCTCGGCCACGGTCTTCCCTTCCTGCACCTCTCGCATTGCCTTCCATATATCCTCTATCCCTTGCACCCCTTCCAGCTCCTTGTCTGGTTCCATTTGGTACAAAATCCCATTTGAGCCATTCGCCCCATTCACATTTATCAAGATCATGTATGCCATCTCCGCACTCTTCCACTACATGCCCCATCAAACCACAAATGAAGCAAAAATCCGGCAGCTTTTCATAATATACTGGATACTTCTTTCTTTCCTTAATTGTTATCGGCACAAACCTTACCAATGGCTTGTTGAAATCCAAGTAGACTCTAGCTCTGAGATATTTAGATGGATTTATCATGCCTTCGGTAACAATCACTGTGATGGGCGGCTCCCCAACCTTTCTTGCGACTTTCTCAGCCAACTCCTTTCTTCTCATTAAACCTTCCGGTATCCCCTCTATTCTGGTCCACACCGGCACTTTGTCTAGTTTGTAATCATTAACATTACTGAAACCATCATACTCCTGGATAACAACAGCAGCATCACGGAATAACCGGGGCCGGCCTCCATGACCCTCTTCCAATCCCCCAAGCAGCGAAACTGAACTATAAACAGGTTTGGCCCCTTCGTCTTGAATGAGATCTGTTGCGCCGGCGACCACGCCGTTCTCATGTTGTTGAACAACGCTGAGTGGCTAAAATTACGCGTGGTATGAACCTTGAAGATCGCCAGCCACCGGACTTCCTTGATTAGGTCTTCTAGTTCCTCCGAAAAATCAAGATCTGTCTCTTCCTCCCCACGAAGATTTAGACCCTCAAAACGATCCTCAAGATTCGGCTCTGGTCCCCACTCATGGTCTTCCTTCTCCTCTTCTGGCATCGCTGCATGTCTGTAGCCGTCTCCAGAACGCCCCTCCTTCTCCTAGTTCAACCCTCCATTACTGCTCCCAACATCCGTCGTCTCCCCTCGCACACCCGTCTTCTCATCTCCCCTctttcctccccccccccccccccgccatccacgaggagcggCAAATCCGCCATGCCAAAAGCAGGCAGCCAAGGCCCTCGAAGTATTAGACTCGCGCCTGCCGAGAACCAACTCGTCTGGGCGCAAGGATATGGTGGACTCCGGCGAAGATCGCCGGAGGAAAAGGTAACCCTAGGTTCGCCCTAGGGGAAAGTTCTGGTGAGCAAAAGAAACTCTGCTCAGATAGGTTTTGCGCGCTGGTGGTGGTGTGGGTTTATATTCGGGCTGACTAACACGAGATAGCAGACTCCATTTCAAATTGGGCCGGCTTTATGAATCGACCCGTCGCCTGCGAGTAAATCGCGCACACCCTCCGCTTAGGTAACGGGCCTGAGACTGCTTAGCTTTCTGGTTTTTCAAACCCcggttttttccttttctttctttctgtgTTTTTTGTATGGTTATTACTAGGTTTTGTTCatttttatatatttttcttCATTTATTGATCCTTTTCCATTTTCTATTTTTCATTTAAAACATATGAACATTTTAAAATTCGTGAAAAAATTAGATTGATGAAAAGAAATCGCAAACATTTTCAGATTCTTGAAAAAAATCATTTTTGGTGACTTTTTATTTCAAATTCGTAATATTTTAAAATATGATGACATGTTTAAGTTATATGAACCTTTTCACAAATTTGCAGGTTATTTCCAAATTTTTGAATATTTTCTCAAGTTCtaatttttttccaaattcatgaactATTTTTAAATTTATGGACATTTTTCCCGAATTCGTTAAAGTTTATTTAATCCATGTTTTTCATTTCAACAATTTTTCAAAAGTGAAAAAATGGTAGGCGGTATTTTTCTTGCACCAGCAGAGTACGATAGCAAAATTGAGCGAAGCAGTGGGTGAATGGTTCGCGCTAGTGGGCTGCGGCGCACGAGGTTGCATACCTGAGCACTCCAGTGTCTATTATCATCTTTTTGTGCTTTTTTGTGTGGACTTGCCTGAATACCTCTTTCCTTGATTATTTTAGTCTCCTTGGGCAGACAACCACTTCAGTTGGTCAATCAAATACCCTACTTATTCAATAACTTTCCAAGGCCCATCTCATGGTATCGAAGTTGAAAGAGAGAGTTGTATACCAAATCAGATCAGGCCCCAAGCGAGCCCTAGGCCGAACACCTGCTACAGTGTCGAACAGTGTCATGTGTGCTACAGTCAGCAAAGAAACACAATGCCATGACCCGGGTCGCAGCCCAACCAGCCTGGGCTGACTGCACCATTGGAAAGACAAAAGTTTATCCAGTGTATTCGTCCTTATTAGCATGTACTAGTGAATTAAATTTGGGACTATTCGCAAAAATTGTGGTAGAGCGTGTTATGAGTGTATGTGCGGTGGACTTGATTTTACCAAAGATGATGAAAACATAAACTCACAATCATTTATGCGCTGGAGAGACTATTTTGTCTTTTGTCTCGAAGCTATTTATAATCATAGTTTCGAAACCAGATAATTCGAGGGACGTTACTTGAATGCGACTACGTGTACATATGAAGAAAAGGTTATGAGAGTTGTATATGCGAGAGAATTAGGGTTCTTTTTGTAATGCATGACTACTTAGCTATGGGCTTATGCGTTGCCTTGTAGTGCTATGTACTTGCGCACGGGGTTGTTGGTATTGATTTTAATGCCAAATGTGTTATGTGTATTTGCAGCGTATTATGTGCATTGCAACGTAATTTTCTCTTATCTCTTTCTCGTTCTTAGTCCCTGCAGGTACCCCAGATCCCGGAGATCAATATGGAAAAGGTAAGTCGAAAGCCGGTGACAGTACAGATGAGTGTGGGAGCTAAATCCTGCGGATCCCTTGGTAGGGTATCCTAGCTAGACGACCCGACACGATGGTAACAATGACAAGGATTTTATCTAGGTTCAGACTCTTATGGAGGAGATAATACCTTATGTTTTGCTCTTTGTTTTATCGTGTTGGAGTGTATACAAAGTACAAAGTACCCCCGATATTTCAATGTGTTTATTACGAGCCCGGACCCCTGCTTATATAACACATCGGGGGCCCTAGGGCTACAAAACTTAGTCGGCTAcatatcactactagggaaaaccttatgcACAGAATTTTAGCAGCAGCGTGGTTTAAAAATAGGCgcctactgctaattagcagtagcgagcttcagTAAACAACGCTACTAATAGCtcagtagcagtagcgctctaggtgaaacaagcgctactactacaatTGCCACGACGTTGCCTCCATgctagatatagtagtagcgcccttccgtggacgcgctactgctagagtacttagtagcagcgtttttcttcaaaactcgctgctgctaagtatcaccgcaactaattaagtttagtcccatactgctaagcgaacaaggtgtttaccaccttaaatatgttacttctcaaactatctcgagcacttggtcttcattaaactatatgtgtaggatttgtggctgcaatatgaatccTCGCCTGTACCTATACAGATACagtgaggattcatgttgactatttagattctacacaaaaagatcaatgatgaccaatgtatatttttgatgTTTTTACATTGCTTAGACTTATAACGTTTTTCCAGGACAAAGCGTTACTGATATTGGGATAAACAAAAGAAATAACTGCTTccattagcagtagcgtttttccctaaaacgcgctatagctaagttagctgtAGCGCGTTTCCTTATGAGCGCTACTGCTAGTTCGACTTAACCACCTGCGGGCTCAAAATTTCGCTCCTTTCCCCCCTGTTCCCCTACTCCTCTCTGttgccgccgcccgagcccgatcctgccctcaccgccgccgcccgagcccgccctcaacctcaccgccgccgctcgccgccgctcTTGACCTCACGTCGCTGCCCTCGACCTCACCACCGTCGCGcgagcccgcccaggaccgccgcctcccgatcccgagcccgccctcgccgcccctacctctgtcaccgagcacctccccgccaccgtctctcccctctctgtaagccccccaccccctctctctgcttagttagtagatgttttttagtagtagtagatgttaatttagggttcatagataa contains:
- the LOC109756984 gene encoding uncharacterized protein isoform X1, with product MRARHDARGAIKEIKAKLDSPAASTPVDVCAEADVKKLQAKLDIPMASTSADVCAEADDTARADVKTQAKVSVLTPSDGADVKELQAKVPVPTTSRSLVELAGADAKKVISSHERKEAQTRELAGVHAEADDTARADVKKTQAKVSVLTPSDGADVKELQAKVPVPTTSRSLVELAGADAKKVISSDERKEAQTREVPPDEVEWARWLKRRRAGLKVMDLLME
- the LOC109756984 gene encoding uncharacterized protein isoform X3, which codes for MVVGGAAAGATGGGRRGAMVVGRAAAGATGGGKKKKKDKSAGGGASSSLTREEREDMLDALIEKEVQKRMNKFKGKRPTKFELSVEDAGLRLKIAKEDQTSLSTLPRFELDIDCDILEYINLLKDRMFHHRTRGSYYFGGGVVATPPMGDDETFNMIEFMETTQQGSKRSVMQCIFCDNDLYYQLFRATPEKDEDSEQIAV
- the LOC109756984 gene encoding uncharacterized protein isoform X2, translating into MVVGGAAAGATGGGRRGAMVVGRAAAGATGGGKKKKKDKSAGGGASSSLTREEREDMLDALIEKEVQKRMNKFKGKRPTKFELSVEDAGLRLKIAKEDQTSLSTLPRFELDIDCDILEYINLLKDRMFHHRTRGSYYFGGGVVATPPMGDDETFNMIEFMETTQQGSKRSVMQCIFCDNDLYYQLFRATPEKDEDRYTTGNFYRLGGVKREFPEKLFGKLNDVYGAPESYHNSEQIAV